A window of Micromonospora eburnea genomic DNA:
CCCGATGGTCGACATTCCAGCCTTTCTCCTTATGCCGAACCATGGCGCGCCGCTGGACGGCTAGCAGACCGGCGAGAAGCTGCTGGGCGTCGTTGGTGACGCAGTGGCTGGTCGTTGCCGCGACACCCAGGGCGCGGATCGCAGGGTCGAGGACGGGGATGTCGATCGATTCGCCGTCGAGTTCCTTCAGGCGCGCGGTAACATCGCCCTCGATCGTCACCCGAGCGCAACACTGGGTGTCGACATTCCAGGGCCCGATCTCGGCACGCCGTGCTGTTTCAAGGACCCACGCGAGCGCAGTCGTGTGAATGCACTCACCGTCGGTACAGGGTGATGCCCACACTATGTCGCAGCCGCGGGCGAGAAAGAGACGGGTTTCGAGCGGCGCTTTACCGGCCAGGGCCAGCCCGACCTTGGTTACGTCGGCGACTGCCACGTTCGCCTCGGTCAGCGCGGGCGCGAGTGCCGGCGTGAGTAGGGCGGGGAGTGCGCGGGCGGCGGACCGGTCGGCGCCGAGGTCGAAGTACTGGCCTTCGTCGCGTAGGTCTGCGGAGTCGAGGAATGTGGCGGCAACTGCCATCACTACCCCGACGGCGAACGCGCCCTTGTCGCCGAGGGCTTCAGGTTCCCCGTTGGCGGCGTGCTCGATGGCTGTTCGCACGACCTGCGCGACGGCGTCGTGCGGGCGCATGTGGTGTTGGGGGGCTTCGAGTAGGGCTTGCGCAGCGGTCAGGTCGTCTGCGATCTCTGCGGCGGTGGGTGGCTCGTAGCCGTCACCGGACCTGGCTGACGCCCAGTAGCGGTTTTGGAGGCGCAGTACTACGTGGTTCTGTTCTTGTTGGGCGATGATGTCGGCCTGGGCCGCGATGACTTCGGGCGGTGGAACGACCTCGAGGTATAGCTGATCGCCGTCCCGGGTTAGCCGGTACCGGGTTTCGTCGAAGTTGGCCGCCCAGTGCATGGTCTCATCTGGTCTGAAACCTTGCCGGCTGCCGTTGGCGACGAGCTGTTCACCGATGCCACCCAGTTCCGCGCGGCGTGCCTCATGGGCATGGGTCATGAGCCAGACGGCCACTTGCTGCGGGGTCCAGCGGCGGCGCTCCGGGTGTGCGAGGTCGTCGGAGGGGGACGCCCGGAACCCGACATGTTCGTTGATTGTCCGGCTGAATTCAAGCAACCAGATGGAGGGCTCGGCGAGGAATCGGTCGAGTTGGTTGTCCGCCTTTTCGATGTTGCGGGCGAACAGCCCGTACAGCATTCCCGGAACCGCGAGGTTCTCGCAGCCGTCGAGGAGACGCTGGATGATGACGTCTGGGCCGGCTCCCGAGTCGAGTAGTTGCTCGGCGAGGCGTTCCATGGCTTGCAGCGCGCTCATGCAGGGGTACGGGCCGCTGGATGTTCCTCGATACCACGCCCATACCTGTCCATCGCCGACGTACCGGCGGGGCTGGCCGGTCAGGTTCAGTGTGACACCCAAGGACTCATCGTCCGTCTCTGCGGTGGTGTCCAGCTCCTCCCCGGGCGCAGACATGCCGCGACCGCGGTTCAGTTGTGAGGTGATTTTCACGCGGACTCGGGCGGCGTGGTTCAGCACGTTGTTCAGCACTCGGATGGAAGTGGTCAGTGATGCGTTCCTGAGCAACTGCAGAAACCCTCCGAACCAGTACGCGGCGAATGGCGGAGGGAAGTCCTTCCAGCGCCCTTGATGATCGCGGATACCTTCGCCGTGGTCGCCCCACCGGTCGTCGGTGTCCTCGTCGATGTAGTAGGCCTCCATAAGCCTGGCGAGCAGCTCGGGGTCATGCCGGGCAATGCTCAGCGCGCTGACGGGTGCGTCGACCGCTGGAGCAAGGTAAGCGGGTGCATCTTCGGCCAGCGTCTGCAGGCAGGCTTCGACGTCGCTGTTTATGTCGGGCCCGAGCAGTGCCAACGTCTCGACAAACTCGTCGTCGGTGACCCGGTAGTCCAGGTTCTTCCGCTGTCGCCGGGGCCTTGCCCGGGTTGTCCAGCCCAGTACGTCGTCGTCGGTCGATTCTTCCGGCGGGAACCGCTCCCAGAAGGTCAACAATCGTATACGGAGCGCTTCGCGAAGAGCGTGGCCCGCCGGCTCACCTACGACGATGAGGGCTTGGAGCCAGCTCGTGAGGACCTCGAACGCCTGCGTGGAGATGTTCCAGGGCTCATCGTGGTCGATTAGAAGTCGTGCGACCGGTGCCCCGATTGACGGATCGATGGCCCCGTTGAAGGTGAACCGCTGCGTGATCACACGCAGCACGTCAGCCAGCTCGAGATTAGCGGGTGCGGTGCCGGTTGCGGTCTTGAGGCACTCATACGCGGCCGAGGTTTCCAGGACCGCCTCGATCGGAACATCCGCCCACCGGGAGCCATGTGCGCGGGCGAGATCCTTGAAGCCCGAGATCAGGGACTCGAAGGTCTGCTCGGGCTGGCGTGCGGGGTCGACCAGGTGACCCTTACACGCGAGGGCGACGGCAGACAGCGCCCATCGCGGCACCCCGGCGGCGTTGAGCGTGCCGACAATCTGTTCGGAGCGAACGAGGCAGATGGCGGTCGCGTAGCGGCGTACTTCGTCGTGTGCGAACTGTGGCTGCCGGCGGTAGACGTTGTGGGGTGCCAGGAGGTGGTCGGCGCGTAGAGCATCGACCGCTGAGGATTCGAAGATGCTCGGGCCGACCATCCTGTCGGGACCAGCGAGTGTGGCTGCTGCGAGCGTGAGCAAGACTTCTTCCCGTGCCTGTGGTGACCCGTGGCCGGGGCGTCCGTCGCCGCGGACAACCTTGCTCCAAATGACCTGGAGGCAGTCCCATTCGCTCATTGGCCCATCGAGGGCGACGCCGGTTCGCGCGAGCAGGTCGAGCACGACCAGGCGCCTGAGCAAGGAGGCGCCGGGCAGGTTTCGCAGCAGTCCGCGTAGCAAGGGGAACCGTTGCGCAACTTTGGCGAGGTCGGTGTCGTCCAGGGGTGCGACGTGGAAGGTCTGAGCGGAACCTTGCCGTGCGATGGTCAACTGCTCGCGGACGAACTCTGCAGCAGGGTCGGCGGCGACTGCGACGATTCCCATTCCGGCCGTCGAGGCGGCGGTGACCAGATGGTGCAGCAGCCCGGCAGATCGTTCGTTCGCTGCGTCGGCGGCGTCGATGACGAGGACCCTGCGTGGCGCCGAGAGTTCGGCTATCACCTGGCCGAGCGGTGTACCGAGCAGGTGTTGGAGTTCGACGCTGGTGTTCGGCAGCTCGCGGAAGTTGACGACGACTGCTTCGAAGCCGCCGGGCTCGGCAGTCTCGAGTTCGGCGACGGTGGACAGGACCAGGGCACTCTTGCCGGTTCCCGAGGAACCGGTGACGACCAGCGCGCCGTGGTCGGAGGCGACGCGCCGCAGTTCGGCGGCAAGATTCGCGCGTCTTTCGGCGAACGGCAGCGCAAGTTCCGTCGCGCCATCGGTGCCGGCGCCGAGGCTGCCGCGTACGGCGCCGAACGCCATGATGCGATACTGGTGCAGGATGTTCCAGGCCTGCTTGGTGCGGGTGGCTGGGGCGTCGATGAGCAGGTGGGTGTCGGATCGCAGCAGGTTGAGGTCGACCACGGCCCCGAGAACGTCGTAATCGCCAGCTTTTACCTCGAGACGGTCACGCAGGCTGACGCCGTCGGCATCGTCGGCGGCAATGCCGTCCAAGGAGCTGGCCACAGCGGTCCAGTCGGACTCATCTGGGCTTTGTACCTTGAAACCGAGGATGTGCAGCCGGGTGAGGAGAGCCCAGGTCCGCTCTCTCACCTCGGTGTCATCGGGCTCCTTCCCGAGGGGCATCGCGACCATCCGACGCAGGTGGAGGTAGCGGGCGCGTGTGGGTTGCGACCAACGGCCATCTGTCTCCAGGGCGGTGTGGAAGGTGTGGGCGTCGCCGTTCGCCCGGGCGAGGTCGCACAGCTTGGCAACCTGTTCCCATTCGGGCTTCCACCCGGCGACCGCGACGGCGACGCGTCCGTCGGGGTGGGCGGCCACCTCGTCGAGCAGCGACCCGACCAGTTTGACGGTCTCTTCGTGACTGGGGACGAAGTTGGGCGTCGCCCGGCAAGCGACGGCGAGTTCGATGTCGTGATCGCCCGCAACGACGAGCAGGTCGTCGGCCGGATGTGCGGGCCCGGTCTGAAACGCGAGCGACCGGACTGGGAGCTCGCCCGTTTCTCTCCGGCGGCTGCCGGTGAGCATGCTCGCGAGGTAGGTGGCGGCCACGCGGCGGGCGAAGGAAACCCCTCCTCCGCCGGTGGAGTACGTGTTGACGCCAGTCCGCGTCGACGCCTCTGCGTCCGCGGGACCCTCATTCGAGCTACTCATCACATCTCCAGCGTTGCGCTGCCGCGGCCGGTCACCGGACCGCGTCGCACCACTCTAGGGCTGCTGACCGACCGCACCGGTGACGCTCAGCCGGGTCGGCGACGCGCTCGACCTGCTCGACCCGGACGGACGACCTCAGATTGATAGCGCATCGAACATTTCCTACATTCAGCGAATAGAGGGCTAATCGGAAGATGTCAGCACGATCGCCCGAACCTGACCCGCTCGCTGAGTTGATGTGGCGAGATCAGGCAGCACTCGTTCCATACCCACCGAGCGCCTGACGACGTGCTGTTCTCCGTCGGCGTTCACCGCTTCACCGGCACCCCCCAGCCGCTGGAGAGCGGCAAGACATTCCAGGATCGGAGGCTTCGAACGCGCCGGCAACATCGCCGCACGCCTCCGCCATCGCGCAGGAATAACACCCTCCAAAACTGCCCCTACCCCTACCGCGCGGCCGTGACACCGACTTCGACCCTGCCCGAGACGAAACGGCACCGGTCATCCGCATGAGCTGAGGGGCTGGATCGGCAGTAGGTTGGCGACGGGCGAGCGGCTGACCCGCTGCTGTGGACGGCTCCCGACAGGCGAGTGAGGATACCGGAACCAATTGGCTTTTATAGACGCTTGACTACGGTGAAAAGCCAGACCGCGCACGGCCTCGCCGCGATGCGCCGACTGCTCGGCAACCGGCAGTTGATGGAGACGGGAGCGATGTCTTGACGCCAGATGAGAAGAAGTTCGCCGAACTACTGCGCGAACTCGACGACGGACCCGACCGCCCGGCCCGGGTGGACCTGGCCACCGCGATCCGCGAGGCACGCCGCCGCCGGCGTAACCGCCGTACGCTCACCGCCTCCGTCGCCGGGGTGGCGGCGCTCGCGATGGTGGCGGTGCCGCTGGCCGTACAGGCCGGTCGCCCGGCCGAGTCGGGGCTGGCGATGACGCCGGGGGCGTCGACCGGTGCCAACCCTCCGCCGTCGGCGGGGGGATCGGACAACGCCAGCCGTCGGCCGACCCCCGCGGCACCGAGCACCTGCAAGGTCGAGTTGCTGCCCGTCCCGCACGGGTACCGCAAGAGTCTGGTCACCGGCGGCGACTCGACCGGCCGGTACCTGCTCGGCCGGTCGTACCCGAACGACAGCGGGTCGCACCCGGTGATCATCTGGGACGGCGACCGGGCCAGCGAGGTGCAGATGCCCGGCAACGACCAGCGGTTGGCCGACATCAGTCCCTCCGGCGTCGCGGTCGGTGTGGCGTATGCCGGCGACCGGCCGCAGCCGTACGTGGTGCGGTCCGGCAAGGTCACCCGGCTGCGCGGAGTGACGGCGGGCGAGGCGACAGCGATCAGCGACGACGGCCGGATCGTCGGGGCCCGGCAGGTCGGCGAGCGGCAGCTGCCGGTGCTGTGGTCCGGGCCGGACGAGACGGCTGTCGACCTGCCGCTGCCCGGCCCGACGTGGGAGGGGATCGCCATCGGCGTCGACTCCGACGGCACGATCGTCGGCAAGGTCCAGAACGGCGCGGGACGCGTGTTCCAGACGGCCGTCTGGCGGTCCGGCGGGAAACCCGAGCTGCTGCCGCTACCGCAGGTGACCGGCGGTACGGCGGACGGCGTCATACCCGCTTCCTTCCACGGCGGTTGGATCACCGGCAAGGCGTTCCGGGACAAGGGCAGCGAACGGCAGGTGTATGCGGTCCGCTACCACCTGGCCCGCGGCGAGTACGTGCCGATGCCGGCCGAGATCATGATGTACGCCGGAAACGGCGAGGGCTGGATGGTCGGCTCGATCGACCACATCGACGTCGGACTCCTGACCGACGCGGGGCTCGTGCGGCTGCCGGACCTCGACGAGCGCACCGGCCGGTACGGCGCGATCGCGACGAGCGTGAGCGCTGGCGGGCGGGTGATCGGCGGCCAGCTCGACACGAAGCCGAACCTGCAGGACGTCGAGATGCGGGCGGTCCGCTGGCGCTGCCACTGACCAGCCCTCCGGCGTCCGGCCCGGAATGGCGCGTGCGGCAGTGATCGTCTCCGGGTGCGGCATGTGGTGGTCTCGGTGGGCTTGGAGACCACCACATGCGCGACAGGGAGTGGATCATCCACAGCGGCGGGTTGTGGCCGGTGATCGGCCACAACCCGCCAGTTCGCCGAGCGCCTGGTCAGGGCGTGGCGAGCGCCTCGGTCGGAGCGAGGCGGGCGGCCCGGATCGCCGGGTACAACCCGGCGAGGGCACCGATCAGCAGGGTCGCACCGACCCCGCCGCCCACCGCCCACGGCGGCACCACCGTCGGCCACGACTGGGAAAGCGCGTAGCCCGCCGTCACCCCGCTGCCCAGCAGCACCCCGCCGAGCCCGCCGAGGGCGGACAGCAGCAGCGACTCGGCCAGGAACTGGGTGCGTACCTGGCCGCGGGTGGCGCCGAGCGAACGGCGCAGGCCGATCTCCGGGCGGCGTTCCAACACCGAGATGACCATCGTGTTCGCCACGCCGACGCCACCGACCAGCAGGGCCACCGCGCCGAGCCCGAGCAGCAGCCCGGTGAACGCCGCGTCGGTGGCCTGCTTCGCGGCGAGCGCGTCGGAGGGCCGGGACACCTTCACCTCGTTCGGCGCCTCCGGGTTCGCCGTGGCGCCGAGCACCGCCCGGACCGCCTCGACCGCGGTGTCCGCCGTGCGGGCGTACACCGTGGTCGGATGCCCGTCGAAGCCGAGGTACGACGTCGCCGCGTCCCAGCCCACCAGCGCGGACAGGTCAAGCTCCGGAGCCAGCGGCGCGGAAGCCAGGATCCCCACCACGGTGAACCAGCGCCCGCCGAGCTGCACCTGCACGTCCGGCCCGGCGGCACCGATCCCGAGCCGTCGGGCCGCGGTGGCGCCGAGCACCACCGCCGGGTAGCGGGCGGTCGCAGCGTTCAGCCAGGTGCCGCTGACCACCTCCAGCCCCACGGTGTCCCGCAGCTCCAGGCTGGCCGCCCGGGCGGCGATCCCACCGCTCTCACTACGGGAGATCAGATCCGACCGGTACACCCTCGAACCGGAGAGCAGCCCGGTGGCGGCAACGGTCCGCACCGGCCCGATCCGCCCGATCAT
This region includes:
- a CDS encoding ATP-binding protein; this translates as MSSSNEGPADAEASTRTGVNTYSTGGGGVSFARRVAATYLASMLTGSRRRETGELPVRSLAFQTGPAHPADDLLVVAGDHDIELAVACRATPNFVPSHEETVKLVGSLLDEVAAHPDGRVAVAVAGWKPEWEQVAKLCDLARANGDAHTFHTALETDGRWSQPTRARYLHLRRMVAMPLGKEPDDTEVRERTWALLTRLHILGFKVQSPDESDWTAVASSLDGIAADDADGVSLRDRLEVKAGDYDVLGAVVDLNLLRSDTHLLIDAPATRTKQAWNILHQYRIMAFGAVRGSLGAGTDGATELALPFAERRANLAAELRRVASDHGALVVTGSSGTGKSALVLSTVAELETAEPGGFEAVVVNFRELPNTSVELQHLLGTPLGQVIAELSAPRRVLVIDAADAANERSAGLLHHLVTAASTAGMGIVAVAADPAAEFVREQLTIARQGSAQTFHVAPLDDTDLAKVAQRFPLLRGLLRNLPGASLLRRLVVLDLLARTGVALDGPMSEWDCLQVIWSKVVRGDGRPGHGSPQAREEVLLTLAAATLAGPDRMVGPSIFESSAVDALRADHLLAPHNVYRRQPQFAHDEVRRYATAICLVRSEQIVGTLNAAGVPRWALSAVALACKGHLVDPARQPEQTFESLISGFKDLARAHGSRWADVPIEAVLETSAAYECLKTATGTAPANLELADVLRVITQRFTFNGAIDPSIGAPVARLLIDHDEPWNISTQAFEVLTSWLQALIVVGEPAGHALREALRIRLLTFWERFPPEESTDDDVLGWTTRARPRRQRKNLDYRVTDDEFVETLALLGPDINSDVEACLQTLAEDAPAYLAPAVDAPVSALSIARHDPELLARLMEAYYIDEDTDDRWGDHGEGIRDHQGRWKDFPPPFAAYWFGGFLQLLRNASLTTSIRVLNNVLNHAARVRVKITSQLNRGRGMSAPGEELDTTAETDDESLGVTLNLTGQPRRYVGDGQVWAWYRGTSSGPYPCMSALQAMERLAEQLLDSGAGPDVIIQRLLDGCENLAVPGMLYGLFARNIEKADNQLDRFLAEPSIWLLEFSRTINEHVGFRASPSDDLAHPERRRWTPQQVAVWLMTHAHEARRAELGGIGEQLVANGSRQGFRPDETMHWAANFDETRYRLTRDGDQLYLEVVPPPEVIAAQADIIAQQEQNHVVLRLQNRYWASARSGDGYEPPTAAEIADDLTAAQALLEAPQHHMRPHDAVAQVVRTAIEHAANGEPEALGDKGAFAVGVVMAVAATFLDSADLRDEGQYFDLGADRSAARALPALLTPALAPALTEANVAVADVTKVGLALAGKAPLETRLFLARGCDIVWASPCTDGECIHTTALAWVLETARRAEIGPWNVDTQCCARVTIEGDVTARLKELDGESIDIPVLDPAIRALGVAATTSHCVTNDAQQLLAGLLAVQRRAMVRHKEKGWNVDHRGTHALVAARALLQSYAADANPSPIIDHLDVLRHDAWLLMHALHGFAAAGAENAALARAAKEIWPGLLVHALTYAEGQPNVYRERTWGAWAAAALLPYPLSWTQGLYNELSGPPIDWVAPPSLTDLVNRWLPVGMGEARCLDALIRLVRKLPAAEQATRGLAWVAGLCIQDGRVTINRSTSSNEWLTAVRATAEEHDTLAQWQALIDALVVAGNSGLAAYST
- a CDS encoding ABC transporter permease; translated protein: MTERKPVRLVPARMRPRDIVRVGGVGLRTRPLRAVLSALGIAIGIAAMVSVVGISASSRAELDRTLAELGTNLLTVAPGSGLFGGDAQLPTESVAMIGRIGPVRTVAATGLLSGSRVYRSDLISRSESGGIAARAASLELRDTVGLEVVSGTWLNAATARYPAVVLGATAARRLGIGAAGPDVQVQLGGRWFTVVGILASAPLAPELDLSALVGWDAATSYLGFDGHPTTVYARTADTAVEAVRAVLGATANPEAPNEVKVSRPSDALAAKQATDAAFTGLLLGLGAVALLVGGVGVANTMVISVLERRPEIGLRRSLGATRGQVRTQFLAESLLLSALGGLGGVLLGSGVTAGYALSQSWPTVVPPWAVGGGVGATLLIGALAGLYPAIRAARLAPTEALATP